The genomic interval AAAATCAAGGCACTGATTCTCTTCATGTCTGCGATGATCTGCCAGTCCACAGCTTCGAGAGCACCGTTCACCGACATGGACGCATCCGAGCCCGTTCCAGGTAAGGACGCCGCTCGCGATCAAAATGCATGGAAATTAAATCAAACGCACGCTTGTTAGAAAGCGCGccgagaaggaaaaaaaaaggcatatcTTGTTTTCCAGACTCCAAGCAGCGCTTTCTCTCCATGCAGCGAAGGCAGTTCGACGAGCCCAGCACTTCGGACGACGCAAGCCTTTGCTTTTTCTTCCAAGAAAAAGACGAGTCGAGTCACATCTCCTGCAAGCATCGGTTAACGCGCAGCAAGTTCAACTACAACCCGTTCGGGCTGCGCTTTGGGAAGAGAAGCGACGCAGCGGCCGCGGACACGGACGGACCCAAACACAAGCACCTGCTGCCAATCATGCTTTACCTGAGGAAACAATTAGAAACTTCTTGAAAGTCGCTCTTCTGTCAGGCGGAAGGATGCTTGGTTGAAAACTGGGGGTAATTATTTCAGGCGCGCTTTGCCtgttattatgctttttttttcagttttatggcGCACTTGTTTCACTGAGTTGCTGTATTTGTGCAATAAacgttttatattgtttgatGGCTTTAAGGAGATATGCATTTGTGACTGAAGGTGTGCGAATGAGAGGGAGCTTGAATTAAGTTTGACAGGTTGAGCGTGACCTAAATGGATAGTTTT from Puntigrus tetrazona isolate hp1 chromosome 4, ASM1883169v1, whole genome shotgun sequence carries:
- the kiss2 gene encoding kisspeptin 2 → MKIKALILFMSAMICQSTASRAPFTDMDASEPVPDSKQRFLSMQRRQFDEPSTSDDASLCFFFQEKDESSHISCKHRLTRSKFNYNPFGLRFGKRSDAAAADTDGPKHKHLLPIMLYLRKQLETS